A stretch of Gossypium hirsutum isolate 1008001.06 chromosome A06, Gossypium_hirsutum_v2.1, whole genome shotgun sequence DNA encodes these proteins:
- the LOC107937323 gene encoding protein CHUP1, chloroplastic produces MEDDEEEDLDSKPLLLKFGVAVAVSFVGFLCYRFRTLNPNSVSDNRGEVDSGETDRSKDDFRAVKMSITSDPQEMSKQRMDDSTSISHDEDVFFLTQFDDLVKEFDFSAVIEPSPNLEVEAPRLGLNTSITLTSAKKDDYEQEIEHLRNTVKLLQEKEKNLEARLLEYYGLKEQETAVTELVNRLKIKNTEVKLFSLKIESLQLEKRRLQSQVTDHEKAVAELESARSRIKMLKKKLKHEAEMNKEQILNLQKRVARLQEQELEAPVSNPDIESKLQRLKVLECEVEELRNLNTRLQMENSELARKLESTQILANSVLEDPERKAMDETSNRLRQENDDLTKQIEQLQLHRCADVEELVYLRWINACLRYELRNYRSPTGETVARDLSRSLSPKSEAKAKKLILEYAHTEGMDSIDFDCDQWSSSQASETQELDDPLIENSSATKPTNSGKTKFFKNLRRLIRRKDGHHPNHASSMGKPDHVDDPPTWSSSTMSDSVPMVSSRSDRVTTPSQSSSGTSSDIPRWRSFNDEHIKNIKNIRSKSGSYGYRSFVVGKDGDDDLNFPLEPKLETDSDSFWKSELVKFGEVLEGARKVKIHKKSASII; encoded by the exons ggaggatgatgaagaagaagatttgGATTCAAAGCCTCTTTTGCTGAAATTTGGAGTTGCAGTTGCTGTTTCTTTCGTTGGGTTTCTGTGTTATCGATTTAGAACCCTAAATCCCAACTCGGTTTCGG ATAATCGCGGTGAGGTTGATTCCGGTGAGACCGATCGGAGTAAAGATGATTTTCGAGCCGTAAAGATGTCAATAACTTCAGACCCT CAAGAAATGTCGAAGCAACGGATGGATGATTCCACGAGCATTAGTCACGACGAAGATGTGTTTTTCTTGACACAGTTTGATGATCTTGTTAAGGAATTTGACTTTTCGGCCGTCATTGAACCTTCTCCAAACCTGGAAGTGGAAGCACCGAGGTTGGGTCTCAACACTTCGATAACGCTTACTAGTGCTAAAAAGGACGATTATGAGCAAGAGATTGAGCACTTAAGAAACACAGTAAAACTGCTTCAGGAGAAGGAGAAGAATCTCGAGGCCCGGTTGCTCGAATATTATGGCCTTAAAGAACAAGAAACAGCAGTTACGGAGCTCGTAAACCGATTGAAGATAAAAAATACAGAGGTTAAACTTTTCAGTCTCAAGATCGAGTCTTTACAATTGGAAAAACGACGACTACAAAGCCAAGTTACCGATCATGAAAAAGCTGTAGCTGAGCTCGAAAGTGCAAGATCTCGAATTAAGATGCTGAAGAAGAAACTTAAGCATGAGGCTGAGATGAATAAAGAACAGATCCTTAACCTTCAAAAAAGAGTTGCTAGATTGCAAGAGCAAGAACTTGAGGCTCCGGTAAGTAACCCGGACATCGAATCGAAGTTACAAAGGCTAAAGGTTTTGGAATGTGAGGTAGAAGAGTTGAGGAACTTGAATACGAGATTGCAGATGGAAAACTCGGAATTGGCTCGGAAGTTGGAATCGACCCAAATCCTTGCGAACTCTGTTTTGGAGGATCCTGAG AGAAAAGCAATGGACGAAACGAGCAATCGTTTGAGGCAAGAAAACGATGACTTGACAAAGCAAATTGAACAGCTCCAATTGCATCGATGTGCTGATGTCGAGGAACTAGTTTATCTCCGATGGATAAATGCTTGTTTGCGGTACGAGCTGAGGAATTATCGATCCCCGACCGGTGAAACAGTTGCTAGAGATTTAAGTAGAAGCTTAAGTCCGAAATCGGAGGCAAAAGCTAAAAAATTGATACTCGAATATGCACATACCGAAGGAATGGATAGCATTGATTTTGATTGCGATCAATGGTCTTCTTCCCAAGCGTCCGAAACTCAAGAACTTGATGATCCTTTGATCGAGAATTCATCTGCTACAAAACCAACCAATTCGGGTAAAACtaagttcttcaagaatttacgGAGACTAATACGGAGAAAAGACGGTCATCACCCGAACCATGCTTCATCAATGGGCAAACCTGATCATGTTGACGATCCTCCAACTTGGAGTTCAAGCACAATGAGCGATTCTGTACCCATGGTAAGTAGCCGGAGTGATAGGGTTACAACTCCATCTCAGAGTTCGTCCGGAACCTCTTCGGACATACCTAGATGGAGAAGTTTTAATGATGAACATATAAAGAATATCAAAAACATTCGTAGCAAAAGCGGTTCTTATGGATATAGAAGTTTCGTAGTAGGCAAGGATGGTGATGATGATCTGAACTTCCCTCTCGAACCTAAACTCGAAACCGACTCGGATTCTTTTTGGAAATCCGAGTTAGTGAAGTTTGGAGAAGTTTTGGAAGGAGCACGAAAAGTAAAGATTCACAAGAAATCAGCAAGTATCATATGA
- the LOC107937287 gene encoding ESCRT-related protein CHMP1B, which produces MGNTEKLLNQIMELKFTSKSLQRQSRKCEKDEKSEKLKVKKAIEKGNMDGARIYAENAIRKRNEQMNYLRLASRLDAVVARLDTQAKMTTINKSMANIVKSLESSLATGNLQKMSETMDQFEKQFVNMEVQAEFMESAMAGSTSLSTPEGEVNSLMQQVADDYGLEVSVGLPNAAAHAVPTKTEEKVDEDDLSRRLAELKARG; this is translated from the exons ATGGGGAACACCGAGAAGCTCTTGAACCAGATCATGGAGCTGAAATTCACGTCCAAATCGTTGCAACGCCAGTCGAGGAAGTGCGAGAAGGACGAGAAATCCGAGAAATTGAAGGTGAAGAAGGCGATCGAGAAAGGTAACATGGACGGAGCTCGTATCTACGCCGAGAACGCCATTCGAAAGCGCAACGAGCAGATGAACTACCTCCGTCTTGCCTCGCGGCTCGATGCCGTTGTTGCTAGGCTTGATACTCAAGCTAAGATGACTACCATTAACAAGTCCATGGCTAATATTGTTAAGTCACTTGAATCTTCATTGGCCACAG GAAATTTGCAGAAAATGTCAGAAACAATGGATCAATTCGAGAAGCAGTTTGTAAATATGGAGGTTCAAGCAGAGTTTATGGAGAGTGCTATGGCTGGTTCTACTTCGTTATCGACACCCGAAGGTGAAGTCAACAGCCTGATGCAGCAAGTGGCTGATGATTACGGGTTAGAGGTCTCCGTTGGGTTGCCAAACGCTGCTGCTCATGCTGTTCCGACGAAGACTGAAGAGAAGGTCGACGAGGATGATTTGTCAAGGCGGCTTGCAGAGCTTAAAGCTCGAGGTTAG
- the LOC107937268 gene encoding uncharacterized protein — protein MESSAQVLEIHLISAQGLKRHTKNYAIVWVDPSTKLRTRIDRTGGENPTWNDKFLFKVSPNFLSGETSAVSVAIYAAGIIRDKLIGTVRILISTFLHTSPSSPMTSPAFAAFLIRSPSGEFFGTLNVGATVLNAFTGFQALNKASAIGYHELAGDNLAGKHRSANKSKATVRDVPESIPSDSPAHQLETSDSLMDQSITDVSLKQKVRKKKKKFWINLRQLHAICLSPQI, from the coding sequence ATGGAGTCTTCAGCTCAGGTTCTGGAAATCCACTTAATCTCAGCACAAGGACTTAAGCGTCATACCAAAAACTACGCCATTGTTTGGGTTGATCCATCGACGAAGCTTCGAACTCGTATCGATCGTACCGGCGGCGAAAATCCGACTTGGAAcgataaatttctctttaaagtCTCACCGAATTTCCTTTCCGGTGAAACCTCAGCCGTTTCCGTCGCGATTTACGCCGCCGGAATCATTCGAGACAAACTCATAGGCACCGTTCGTATTCTCATTAGCACTTTCCTCCATACTTCTCCTTCATCTCCTATGACATCCCCGGCTTTCGCAGCGTTCTTGATCCGCAGCCCTTCCGGCGAATTCTTCGGGACCTTAAACGTCGGCGCAACAGTTCTTAACGCATTTACAGGCTTTCAAGCGTTGAATAAAGCCTCCGCCATAGGTTATCATGAACTTGCCGGAGATAATCTCGCCGGAAAACACCGGTCGGCGAACAAATCAAAGGCAACAGTTCGTGATGTACCTGAATCGATCCCTAGTGATTCACCAGCTCATCAATTGGAAACTAGTGATTCCTTAATGGACCAATCAATTACAGATGTGAGCTTGAAACAGAAAGttcgaaagaaaaagaagaaattttggATCAATCTCAGGCAACTACATGCAATCTGTTTAAGTCCTCAAATTTGA
- the LOC121230824 gene encoding 60S ribosomal protein L28-1, which translates to MATVPGQLIWEVVKKNNCFLVKQFGRGTAGVRFSKEPNNLYNVNSYKHSGLANKKTVTIQPAGKDQSVLLATTKSKKQNKPSSLLHKSVMKKEFPRMAKAVKNQVTDNYYRPDLTKAALARLSAVNRSLKVAKSGVKKRNRQASRIHGRK; encoded by the exons ATGGCGACAGTTCCAGGACAGTTGATTTGGGAGGTAGTGAAGAAGAACAATTGTTTTTTGGTGAAACAATTTGGAAGAGGAACTGCTGGCGTTCGATTCAGCAAAGAGCCCAACAATCTCTACAATGTCAACTCTTACAAACACTCtg GTTTGGCAAACAAGAAAACTGTCACCATTCAACCTGCAGGCAAAGACCAGTCTGTACTCTTAGCCACAACCAAGTCTAAGAAACAGAACAAGCCTTCGAGCTTGCTCCATAAGTCTGTCATGAAAAAGGAGTTCCCTAGGATGGCCAAGGCAGTCAAAAACCAG GTGACAGACAACTACTACAGGCCGGATTTAACAAAAGCTGCCCTAGCAAGGTTGAGTGCTGTGAACCGAAGTCTGAAGGTTGCCAAATCCGGTGTCAAGAAGAGGAACAGACAAGCATCGAGGATCCATGGCAGGAAGTGA
- the LOC121230575 gene encoding DNA ligase 1: MASTAFNAAAVTKSKHQSLSKKRKIPHSFASDKAESVAKHQNPGIKAMPRQKISESMAYWSKSDGVPFSFLFRTFDFITQRVCRNDVNVACNMLRTVVRTAPRDLLAVFHLLANKIAPKHELVSDLGVGSEAAEIVKQVHSVCLVYDKLIWAILNDGISKLSSSYSFSIEVPVEPMLVKPSLAESEIIERFNGTAYDCDYKYNGERALIHYMEDGKVEIYTRNLEPVPQCFPMLLSPYQDRRNPG; the protein is encoded by the exons ATGGCTTCGACGGCTTTCAACGCCGCCGCTGTTACGAAGAGCAAACACCAATCATTATCCAAAAAGCGCAAAATCCCACATTCATTTGCTTCTGACAAGGCTGAATCAGTAGCTAAACACCAAAACCCTGGAATTAAAGCAATGCCA CGGCAGAAGATTTCGGAATCAATGGCGTATTGGTCTAAGAGCGATGGGGTTCCTTTCTCGTTTCTCTTCCGGACGTTTGATTTTATCACTCAACGGGTGTGCCGCAACGACGTGAACGTCGCCTGTAATATGTTAAGGACCGTCGTGCGCACTGCGCCACGTGATTTGCTTGCTGTTTTCCATCTTTTGGCTAATAAGATAGCTCCCAAGCATGAACTAGTGTCGGATTTAGGCGTTGGATCAG AGGCTGCGGAGATCGTAAAGCAAGTGCATTCGGTTTGTCTGGTTTATGATAAGCTAATATGGGCGATTCTCAACGATGGAATATCGAAACTTTCTAGTTCATACAGCTTTTCTATCGAAGTTCCGGTCGAGCCAATGCTGGTGAAACCAAGTCTAGCTGAATCGGAGATAATCGAAAGATTTAATGGTACGGCATATGATTGCGACTATAAGTACAATGGTGAACGAGCTCTAATTCATTACATGGAAGACGGGAAAGTGGAGATTTACACCCGCAATCTCGAACCAGTTCCGCAATGTTTCCCGATGTTGTTATCTCCGTATCAAGATCGAAGAAATCCGGGGTAA
- the LOC107933627 gene encoding protein PFC0760c, with protein MEIEGADGSKLALKSGSKITFGRGSGFNTDDRTVSRRHVELELETLVDKNGETRTEEPSVSFEVTGLNPVWVRRGTNGEIKVFNSSDKGRLENGDWICLSGRVPVWFVLKKTEENEKEERDLGSDSGAESVDIEDIDPVKEFGFLVIGHEFDRYPNQRFCNIKNWEWFLEEHGNGSDDEDNDDDEAVEQKRGRSKGKKRKKGDNDDDDDWTGDSEGEIVEVATKGRKVQGAVYSTRSKDRDKSKKNGGKIRSSTSKKTITAGEESGVDDDDEDDETLGGFIVEDNDAELEEESESDEEEEEDFDDGDEDNND; from the exons ATGGAAATCGAAGGTGCAGATGGTTCAAAATTGGCGCTAAAATCCGGTTCAAAAATCACATTCGGGAGAGGTTCAGGGTTTAACACCGATGACCGGACCGTGTCTCGTCGTCATGTTGAACTCGAGCTCGAAACTCTGGTCGACAAAAACGGCGAGACTCGAACGGAGGAGCCTAGTGTTTCATTTGAAGTTACCGGTTTGAACCCGGTTTGGGTACGGAGAGGAACGAATGGGGAGATTAAGGTTTTTAATAGTTCCGACAAAGGTCGGCTTGAAAACGGCGATTGGATCTGCTTATCGGGTAGGGTCCCTGTTTGGTTTGTTTTGAAGAAAactgaagaaaatgaaaaagaagaaagggATTTGGGGAGTGATAGTGGAGCAGAGAGTGTCGATATTGAAGATATTGACCCTGTTAAAG AATTCGGTTTTCTTGTAATCGGGCACGAGTTTGATCGATACCCTAATCAAAGATTCTGTAATATAAAGAACTGGGAATGGTTTCTTGAGGAACACGGAAACGGTAGCGATGAtgaagataatgatgatgatgaagcaGTCGAACAAAAGAGGGGGAGAAGTAAggggaaaaagagaaagaaaggcgACAATGATGATGACGATGACTGGACTGGTGATAGTGAGGGTGAGATTGTGGAGGTTGCCACGAAGGGAAGAAAAGTCCAGGGAGCGGTTTATTCTACAAGATCGAAGGACCGTGACAAGTCAAAGAAGAATGGTGGCAAAATAAGGAGTTCCACATCGAAGAAAACTATCACAGCAGGGGAAGAAAGCGGTGTCGATGACGATGACGAAGATGATGAAACGCTCGGTGGCTTTATCGTGGAGGACAATGATGCAGAATTGGAAGAAGAAAGCGAATCAgatgaagaagaggaagaagatttTGATGATGGAGACGAGGACAACAACGACTAA